The Salvia miltiorrhiza cultivar Shanhuang (shh) chromosome 2, IMPLAD_Smil_shh, whole genome shotgun sequence DNA window AGTATgtaaaatatctaaattttaCTTCACACGCATTTTGTCCACACTAGTAAGTCATAAGGGCGGGATACGGATGTtacgaaataaataatttataataaaatgagagtaatatttttaaaagatactatatatttttaaatgacagtaaataatgagttatatgaagaTTTTTGTTATGTATCGAtgagacagatggagtattaggtaatttttttttttaagaaattattaaaatttccctaaaaataaagagattattaaaattctcataaatataagtacaaataaaaaaaaatctaagcaAAGTTTTTTCCCCCTTAAATTCTACGACACATTGTGAAAAATGGagtataaattatgaattactCCACAAGAGCAGTAGATTATGTATACATTACTTGACTTTCTCTGACAAAATAATCTGTTTCGAAACAGTATTCAATCACTACTTGTTTCTCCTATGCATATAGAAGAACAATCACTACTAAAATCAAGCTCACAATCATCATCGAGTGAGAAATTGGTTGGAGAAATTTGGATGAATATTGTGCTCGTGTAGTTTGATTTGGCTTTTCTGTATTAGATAGAATTTATCAAGCTAGATTTCCGGCTGCTTGAAGCCCTAATTTACGCATACAAAGTCAGATATTCGCTGTTGGGATGAAGAATTTCGTGGACGAGAATTTCGAGCTGAATGAAGTTCAGAAACTCGAAGGTCACACTGATAGGGTTTGGAGCCTCGCCTGGAAACCGGCCACCGGCATCGACGGTGTCCCCGCCGTACTCGCCTCCTGCAGTGGAGACAAAACCGTCCGCGTCTGGGAACAGAGCCCTGCTACCGGCTGTTTCCAGTGCAAGGTTCCACCTTTCGCTTCTCATAAGCCTTACTTTGTTGCTTGTGTTTCGCTTATAAGATTTTCAGATTTGGAATTGTGTGTatacgtgtgtgtgtgcgtggcTTATAACTTAGACATCATTGTTGAGCTCCGAATCGATTGCTTGTGCgaatttctatggattttggaGTGTGGTTGGATTTAGATGTAAAATTTGGGGTCTTTGATAATGAtattgtgtgtatgtgtgtggcTTATAACTTGACATAATTTGTGAGCTAATCAAATTGCTTGTGCGAATTTTTAGAGATTTTGGAGTGTGGTTGGATGTAAATGTGAAATTTGGGTTTTTTTCAATAATGATATTGTGTGGTGTTTAATAATGATATAGGACTGTTAGGTCTAGCTCCAAAGATTTGATAATGATATTGTGTGTATGCGTGTGTGTGGTGTTTAATAATGAtattgtgcgtgtgtgtgtgtgtgtgttgtgtgtgtgtggattATAACTTGACATAGTTTGTGAGCTCCTAATCAAATTGCTTGTGTGAATTTTTAGGGATTTTGAAGCGTGGTTGGATGTAGATGTGAAATTTGGGTTTTTTAAATAATGATATTGTGCAGGCAGTCTTGGAGGACACTCACACTAGGACTGTTAGATCATGCGCGTGGTCGCCGTGTGGGAAATTATTGGCAACATCAAGTTTTGATGCCACCACTGCTATCTGGGAGGATGTCGGTGGTGATTTTTCGTGTGTTGCCACTCTCGAGGTGATCTATTTCTTTTAATCTTGTTTATCATGTTCATGCTATTTTGGTGATCCAGAGATTTGATACCAGTTCATTGTCTTGGAGGTTTTTGTTTAAAAATGCTGACTTAATGTAAAATTGCATCTAGGGTCACGAGAATGAAGTTAAAAGTGTGTCTTGGAATGCCTCTGGCTCGTTGCTAGCCACCTGTGGGCGAGACAAATCAGTTTGGATATGGGAAGTATTGCCGCATAATGAGTTTGAGTGTGTTTCGGTGTTGCAAGGACATACACAAGATGTTAAAATGGTGCAATGGCATCCATCAGTGAATATTCTACTTTCATGTAGCTACGACAATTCTATCAAGGTACTTTTTAGAATGAAAGACTAATGCTACAAACAGTTTCACTATTTTCTCATTGTTGTGTGCTTAATATTAATCAAGaatcaatatttattttgtcTGTACATATTAATTGGAATAGGTCTGGGCAGAGGATGGGGATAGTGATGATTGGCATTGCATTCAAACTTTAAATGAATCCAACAGGTAGTTTGTGCTCTAACTTATGGTTAAACCTGGATGGCATTTTATGTGGACAGGTGTAGCTATTCTATGTTTTGTTAATTTCATGTTTACTTGCTTTATTGGATTTTGAACTTTAGTGTTATTAACTTGTACTTTATTTTTAGTAACAAGGAGATTGTACAGGATTATGCTATTAACATTTCCATTTTTCTTGTTTAATGAAGTGGACACACATCTACTGTCTGGGCTTTATCTTTTAATGCCAGTGGAGACAAGATGGTATCCTGCAGGTATTCACAACTTCCATGTTGGTTCTATGCTAGTCTTTTGGTCTTCCAAGTTTCAACTAAGTAGCATGTCAGTGATATATGTAGCTATAAAGATTTTTGTGATTCTAAGGCTAATTCAGTCAGCTTGATTTTACAGTGACGATCTTACCATTAAAATATGGGGTTGTGACATTATAAGAATGCAGTCAGGAGATGGAAATGCACCTTGGTGAGCATCACTGTCGATGTGTTTGTTATCGTTTTATGTTAGATCTTTTTTCAATATTGCCTGTTGGTTCTCGCAATGTAATATAAGAAGATTAGAACTTACATTGGAGTCTTATTGTCAAATggtcatattttaaaatttatgttagTAATTAGCACTTGTCAAAATACCGCTAGTTAATTATGTTCAAAGGGAAAATGAAACTAAGAAATAAAACAATCTTCAACAAAATAACTATTTACTCAGTGTGTTCAGTTGGTCTATAAAAAATCAAAGTGGGCAGACCACAATGTTCATGGGTGAACAAGACCATCCCTCTTCTTCTAAGCATTCACTGTAGAAACGGCACATGGTCACCTTCCAAAATTCcaataattacatataaataCTATGTAGACATGATATTACATTGCActtttaaatgatattttgtTATGGTATACACTATACTTTTTCTGTTTCATTTGATATCCCATGGAGATACTACGATTGCATTGGCAATTTGGTATAGTAAAGTTTGTTTGGCTTGTCTTGATGTCTCAAATACTTCTAAAATGATTCTATTTTCACTGAAAACCCAATCAAGACCATTTTCTTTGCAAAATGCTTCTTTGACACACTCATCATCATCGTGGATCTATATGTACTTCCTCTTGCCCAGTTACTTGCAACTCTggtgtataattatttttctaagaCTGGGATGACATGGTAAACTATTTATTGATAAATGTGTTTTGCATTGGAAATAGTTTCTCATATACTTCACAT harbors:
- the LOC131009534 gene encoding protein CIA1 isoform X1, giving the protein MKNFVDENFELNEVQKLEGHTDRVWSLAWKPATGIDGVPAVLASCSGDKTVRVWEQSPATGCFQCKAVLEDTHTRTVRSCAWSPCGKLLATSSFDATTAIWEDVGGDFSCVATLEGHENEVKSVSWNASGSLLATCGRDKSVWIWEVLPHNEFECVSVLQGHTQDVKMVQWHPSVNILLSCSYDNSIKVWAEDGDSDDWHCIQTLNESNSGHTSTVWALSFNASGDKMVSCSDDLTIKIWGCDIIRMQSGDGNAPWTHISTLSGYHDRTIFSIHWSREGIICSGAADDAIRFFVESKDDSVDGPSYKLLYKKEKAHEMDINAVQWSATVNILMTNISVTNLLYVIAYMNCSGHASKTLCSSPPTKFFPASSI
- the LOC131009534 gene encoding protein CIA1 isoform X2; the protein is MKNFVDENFELNEVQKLEGHTDRVWSLAWKPATGIDGVPAVLASCSGDKTVRVWEQSPATGCFQCKAVLEDTHTRTVRSCAWSPCGKLLATSSFDATTAIWEDVGGDFSCVATLEGHENEVKSVSWNASGSLLATCGRDKSVWIWEVLPHNEFECVSVLQGHTQDVKMVQWHPSVNILLSCSYDNSIKVWAEDGDSDDWHCIQTLNESNSGHTSTVWALSFNASGDKMVSCSDDLTIKIWGCDIIRMQSGDGNAPWTHISTLSGYHDRTIFSIHWSREGIICSGAADDAIRFFVESKDDSVDGPSYKLLYKKEKAHEMDINAVQWSATENRRLASASDDGTIKIWEFVSAPGQKKMHS